AATGCCATTGCTACTTATAATTCACATCGCTTTAGACCACAGCCTATAGACGCTAGCACTGTAATCCTCACTATTAAACACCTAAAAGACACAAATTCTTATGGGGCTGATGGTATACCACTTCGATTTTTAAAAGATGCTTTACCTGTTATAACTCCATATCTCACTTGTATTATAAACACCTCAATTGTTACAGGCATTTTCCCAACAACATGGAAGCACGCCCTTGTAACTCCCATTTATAAAAGTGGAGCATCGGATGACCCTAGCAATTACAGGCCTATCTCTTTATTGTCAATTTTATCTAAAGTTCTTGAGAAAATTATAGCCGAGCAACTAGTTAACTTTCTTGAATCTCGAAAACTACTCAGTAATACACAACATGGTTTTAGACCAGGACTGTCAACAGTAACAGCACTAACCAAAGTCGTAATGGATATTTATGAAAGCATGGATAACAAGAAGATTTCTCTACTAACCCTATGTGACTTgtcgaaagcttttgacagcGTAAGCCACAGCATTTTGTTGAAAAAGCTATATGATATTGGCATTGATTCCTTTTGGTTTAAAGACTATTTAGCACACAGAACTCAGTGTGTTCGTGTTGGAGAAAACATTTCCTCAAAATTAGAAGTGTCTTTTGGAGTCCCTCAGGGGTCAATACTTGGGCCTATCTTATTTACGATCTATGTTAATGACCTTGCTACTCATATCAATGACTGCCAGCTAGTACAATACGCTGATGACActcagttcattcattcagaTTCGATCGATAATTTAAATGAACTAATCAGACGAACAGAAGAAActctgaataaaataataagctattttaataataatggtcTCCTACTAAATGCCAAGAAGACACAGTGTATGTTCATTGGATCAAGAGCTCTATTGTCTAGAATACCAAATAACACCATAATACATGTTAATGATGCACAGATTAAGCCAAGTGATTCTGTTAAGAACTTGGGAGTTTATTTCGACAAGTACATGCTTTTTGACAACCACATTACTGAGTTAGCCAAGAAAACTTTTGCGATACTTATGTATATTAATCGCATAAGAAACTTGTTTAGTACTAAGGCCAGAACAACTGTGATACAGACACTCGTCCTTAGCTTGATTAACTACGGCATGACGGTGTGGGGCACCACCAATAAAACTCAGCTaaaaagagtacaaaaaatactaaatttTTCTGCCAAAGTGGCTGTGGGTAATAGATCTAAGTATGACCATGCTTCTCCTATTTTAAATGAATTAAGATGGCTACAAATTAGCAAAAAATGTGATTACGAGCAATGTGTTTTTATGTTCAATAttctaaaaaagaaatatcctaGTTGGCTTGTCACCTTTCCAAGTGTGAATGATGTAAACCAGACAAACACGAGGCAACACAATCTACTGTATATACCCAGAACTAGCACTGACAACGGCCAGAGATCAATTTCTGTAAAAGGTCCGCGATTATGGAACGCCTTGCCCTCGTGTATAAAAGATATAGGAAATGTGTTCACGTTTAAAAGAAGACTTATAAACTTCCTTCTGAGTAACGACCTTCAGCTTTAATTGTGACACCACTAGTACTTCTCTTTCTATGTGGCAATTTTATGattagtgtttttatgttttactgtattttagtctcatattttgaattttatgatgttttagtaatagttttaCTGCTAGTTTTACCGCTAATGTTGTCTTTTTACACGATAGTTTATTAGCATGATGTTCTTCTTTTATCGTATTTTAGTGTTATTACATGAATTTTACTGTCTTAGTAATCTTTTATAATTATGacacttcatcattatttttaattttagcTATATCTGTATCTTGCTACGAGAATGTCACAATGTACACCTGTAAGAATAACCATTGTTAACAATGGAATAAGACAATAAATTCTAAattctaaattctctctctctctctctctctctctctctctctctctctctctctctctctctctctctctctctctctctcttatcaaaggacattttttttactttataggTGTGCACGCATTAACTAACTGAAACTGGATGAAAATATAAAccagtaatttttcttttggccgagagagagagagagagagagagagagagtgtgtgtgtgtgtgtgtgtgtgtgtgtgtgtgtgtgtgtgtgtgtgtgtgtgtgtgtgtgtgtgtgtgtgtttgtcagaaTAGATATTTGCCTTTGACATTTGGAATCCCACCCGTTCGCTGTTTCGGTTCGGCTTTGAATTTGAGTTTCACGGTTATTCCTGACCCGAACcattttccttctatattttctagtatttttgtttcctcaatcctctctctctctctctctctctctctctctctctctctctctctctctctctctctctctctctctctctctctctctctctctcgtttgctctttcctttttactctaCGTGCGTTCATACATGtcattcatactctctctctctctctctctctctctctctctctctctctctctctctctctctctctctctctctctctctctttctctttcttttctttctttctttctttctttctttctttctttctttctctctctctctctctctctctctctctctctctctctctctctctctctctctctttgtggtagttttttttccgtttttatcTATATCGGTATGACAAAAACTTCCTGGTgatattattttctccttattttgctatctttctcatttctgtGTCTCGTATAACTACATATTTGTATTCCAATACATTTCATCCTTGCTCTTTATTCCTAACCCACTATTATTTCCCTCTGATTATCCTTTGGTATTACGAGCACGAAAGTATTTGGTGAAAAGAAGATACCGGCTTGTTTATAGCATCCTTAACAGACAAGAACGAGATAAGCGACAGGTGCAGTTTGGCGTCGTTTACCTTAAATAtttcagttttccttgtttcacCGCCACCCTGCTCGGCTCCGCTCCTCTCGGCTCGGCTGCGGAAGTGATAAGAACTTTCTGCGAGGATTGACGCTTTGTATTCTCTTGTATGCTTTGTCCTGCTTAgtctgcctgcttgtctgcttATCGCTTCAGGTCGTTTCCGTCTCGCCTCAGTGTGTCTGCTGCGTATGGCTTAAAACTTGATAAATGTCATCAGTCGTCAGTTTGTCGCAGTTTGCCGTGAGTTTTCTTCGTTTGATCTTGTTTTAGCAGCGTCTCGGTGGCGGCGGAGGCGACGAAGGGCCCGTTTTCTGTTTCAGGAAGCGGCGATAGCTAACTCATGTAAAAAGTTTCATCGCTGAAGGCTGACGTTTGAATTAGTTTACCTTACTTTCAcgccattttcctctcctccatttccttttacttGTTAGAACAGTATTCTTACCTACAGTAAATTTTTAATAAAAGGGACATCTGTCATGCTTATCATTGGATAGGGAGCCGACTGTACTACATTATTTAAAGcctggtaaaagaaagaagcagcTCTTAACTCgcatttgttattgttagtttaCCTGTTGTTTAATGACTTGCCActtacgtctgtctgtctttccttacAGTGTCGCGTCTCCACTGCGAGAGCGAGTCCTTCAAGATGGACCTTATTCTTGACATCAACTCCATGATCTACCCAATGGATTTCGGTGAGTGCTGGGCGCATCGCAAAGGAAGGGGTTgacggaatgagagagagagagagagagagagagagagagatgacaaaaatagtaataaggGAGGCGTATCaggttaaaaagaaattaaaagaaaaaaaaagtcataccCATGAGTTTTAATTCCACTGGCTTTCATGTAATACTCGATTAATTACACCAGCAGGCAGGCAGTGACCTTTGGAAAGTGGGTCGCTGGCaggctgtggtggtagtggtggtgcgaggggatggaggaggggcgTGAGCCAAACCAGGTCCATTAAGGAAGGATGTAGTGTTTGCTCGTAATGTAACTGTCATCACCAGGAATTGTTTTAGGAGACCATGCATTGCTGGAACTTTTGAGGAGGAGAACAATTAACCCAGATTAGATTGTGTGAAATAAAgtttgcatggagagagagagagagagagagagagagagagagagagagagagagagagagagagactataggaATAGAAAGAAGTTTTGTGATTaatgggaaaggaaggcagagtTATTAATGGGAATAGGAGCCTAGGGAGGAAGAGGGTCAGCTGTTGGTAAAAgattcccaagagagagagagagagagagagagagagagagagagagagataatgttattCAAGACTACATAGTTATTCAATGAAATATCTCAAGCAGgtgattatgaaaagaaaaaaatgttttccaGTTCTAAAAATTATGGTCTTCTTTTATCAACATTCCAGACCCTAGAATAAAAGTCACCATTgtcacagcaaaaaaaaaaaaaaaaaaaaaaaaaaagcaaaataaagggTTAATTTCGCATATTCGAGGCAACACAATGATTTGAAAACTCCAGCACATAACTAGCCTGTTAAAAATCTGAAGGTATATATGAGAAAATGTTTGTCCAATTAATTCATAGACCATTGGAGTTAATTGAACCAGGAGTTATCTTTAGTGATAGCAATGCAAAACTATTATGATTTTCAGACTCATTAGTGGGAAAAACGCGACACAAGCTTAATAGAACCCTAGAGTAACCTATACTCAACTAAATGAAGGAAGCTTACACCGTTATCACAATCATGAAATTCCTTTACATAAAACACTTTATTATCACcattgttgtcatcatcatcatcatcatcattattattatcatcgtcatcttttcttcatttgcactccatttcctcatttttcttttttgttctttcattcctcctcctcctcctcctcctcctcctcctcctcctcctcctcctcctcctcctcctcctcctcctcctcctcctcctcctcctcgaattgGATTCCaagacaacaaagaagaaagaaattaaagaaggaaggacgacTGCAAAAAACAAAATGGAATGAGAGTcgatagacgagagagagagagagagagagagagtagtagtagtagtagtagtagtagtagtagtagtagtagtaagtagtagagGAGCGGTGAATCTTGAAAGGGTTGGAATCTTCTAGCTAATGATTCAGTGCGTGTTAGTGAGCCTCCTTTGTTCTCTTGCCTCTTTTAGCCCCTCAGCatgactcagagagagagagagagagagagagagagagagagagagagatccacccaCCAAACTACGCCCATCAAGTTATCAGGAATCATTGTATTCAAAACTTATCACCTTATCTCTTTAAAagccctttctcctcctcctcctcctcctcctcctcctcctcctcctcctcctcctcctccttacagaTAAAAAGTAATAGGTACCGTGTGGATATTAGTATAAATGTTACTTAAttttgtaaatacacacacacacacacacacacacacacacacacacacacacagagtatttCGAGTATGTCTTTCACGTGCCATTATGTCTATTGTTACACTATTGTTCTCGCAGGCAGCCggccacgttttttttttcttctctctctctctctctctctctctctctctctctctctctctctctctctctctctctctctctctctctctctctctctctctctctctctctgtacaagaTATACGTATATTTATttaaaattgttgttgttgtgtagttgtagttgtttgtttgtgtgtgtgtaattcacctcggtctcctgctggtcacccagccagtcttccccattacggagcgagctcagagatcatagaccgatcttcgggtaggactgagaccacaacacactccacacaccgggaaagcgaggccacaacccctcgagttacatcccgtacctatttactgctaggggaacaagggccacacattaagaggcttgtccatttgcctcgccgcctccgggactcgaacccggccctctcgattgtgagtcgagcgtgctaaccactacactacgcggtgtgtgtgtgtgtgtgtgtgtgtgtgtgtgtgtgtgtgtgtgtgtgtgtgtgtgtgtgtgtaattcacctcctcggtcgcctgctggtcacccagccagtcttccccattacggagcgagctcagagctcatagaccgtgtgtgtgtgtgtgtgtgtgtgtgtgtgtgtgtgtgtgagtgagagagtgagtgagtgagtgagtgggtgagtacAGTgcaaccatgcgtgctttggggtccgaggggtttccaagcgcacgggttcgaatcctgcccgcggtccgagtgtaggttgggcttcctcactcgaggcaacggtttcctagtgggtgggcctttgagataggaggtaccctaaaaaagaaccccctttagcccataaattcccgtgaaaagtccacatggtataaaaaaaaaagagagaatgcaTCAATTTTAACAACTCTATTgtatctccctcttctactactactactactactactactactactactactactactactactactactactactactactactactactcctcctcctcctcctcctcctcctcctcctactgctactgctgctgctactgctactgctactcctactgctactgctactgctacttctactactactactactattacttcaacAAATAACATCAGTGAtgttgacaataataatgataaaaataataataataataataataataatagtaataataattatagtagtaataatgatctttgcctccctttctttgcaaggaggaggaggaaaggtagggagggaaggagattgcCAATGGTTACATATGCCTATTAcctcactgagagagagagagagagagagagagagtgagtgtgtgtgtgtaattcactgtttgatctgctgcagtctctgacgagacagccagacgttaccctacagaacgagatcagagctcattgttttcgatcttcggataggcctgagaccaggcacacaccacacaccgggacaacaaggtcacaactcctcgatttacatcccgtacctactcactgctaggtgaacaggggctacacgtgaaaggagacacacccaaatatctccacccggccggggaatcgaaccccggtcatctggcttgtgaagccagcgctctaaccacttagctaccgggccgtgtgtgtgtgtgtgtgtgtgtgtgtgtgtgtgtgtgttccccattacggagcgagctcagagctcatagaccgatcttcgggtaggactgagaccacaacacactacacacatcgggaaagcgaggccacaacccctcgagttacatcccgtacctattttactgctaggtgaacaggggccacacattaagaggcttgcccatttgcctcgccgcttaccaggactcgaaccagggcctctcgattgtgagtcgagcgtgcgtgcgtgtatgcgtgcgcgcgtgcgtgcgtgcgtgcttgcatACAGGTGGGCGTTGTTACCTGTTTTGCTGATAATGTCGatcccctcgtctctctctctctctctctctctctctctctctctctctctctctctctctctctctctctctctctctctcctctccgcccctctctttcttctctctctccttccctctctccttcccttcccccttccgcCCCTCTCTGCCTGCGATAACACTCATCGATGTACTGATAGcggctcctccctcccttacttctctctttctctgtgcctctccttcaccctttccccCTGGCTGCGCCCCTCCCTTTCTGATAATGCAGGTATAAATGGCTGTTACCTCAGGGTAATTGCCAGTTCCTTCGTGTCAGCTCTAGTGACAccaactgctactattactacttctgctactgccactacggctactactagtactaccaatactactactactgtaactgccaccactgccgctACTAACATCACCATCGCAGGGAGTACCAATACGACAACCgcctctaccatcaccaccatcaccaggatTATCTTAGTCATCACTGTGTCATCACCAACTTCATTACCTTTacactttcattattttatttactatttattgtttatttttatctcacGTTTTCTATTCTTCAACTTGTTTCTTCTctagtcttttttcttctattgttttttacctttctttctttttcttttttcttacctgGTTCCTTTTCTTCCGTCCTCTCCTCACATATGCGtgtccttttatttcattagtttCCCTCAGGTGTcaattttgtttccttatttcctttttattataatGTGTCTTtcacagttttattttctttcttcattttaatctttccttccttttttattgctTGTTTTTTATAAACGAATATTTAgttttccctcttttgttttctcgaCTTTAcagattaatttttttcataattattgttcgtctttctcttattcctttttattcaaaTTTTGTTCCCTTTTATTGTTATCTACCTATGTTTACATGTCTTGGtttaagaattctctctctctctctctctctctctctctctctctctctctctctctctctctctctctctctctctctctctctctctctctctctctctctctctctcgttcatggTTGTCATCTTTAATTGTCTAATCTCTCTTTCGTCCTCATTTTGGAGTGGAcctcttatctttccctttaAGATTATAggtcgttcctctctctctctctctctctctctctctctctctctctctctctctcagctttcccACACTCGTTCCTTTCACCCTACCTGATCTTCTTCCCTCCTAATTAATCGGTGGTGTAGCTCAGGTAATATTACCTGCGTCATCGTCATCGTTTTACATACCTCTGATTTATCGGAATGATCTGataatataatattttttttttttttttttttttttactttattttttctcgcaTACATGTACAGGTAAATATAGGTATTTTTCATAagtcaatactctctctctctctctctctctctctctctctctctctctctctctctctctctctctctctctctctctccgtttgtcCTTCAACATTAGGGAGGTGATTCACTCCACCATGTACACGCGAACCTTCCACCTTTAAGATGGAAGTCAGACGTGCATatgctcttttttccttttctctgattttggttgtctcctctctcccatatttccttctctctctctctctctctctctctctctctctctctctctctctctctctctctctctctctctctctctctctctctcccccaaatCACCATAAAACTGTATATCCTGTAAAAGCTCAATTTAACACTCCTCATCTTCACACTACACCCTCAAGTAACATCACTGAACATAACTtaccacaacctaacctaacaacttaTATATCTCTGCTTCTCTCCCTTCAGGGGACAAGTTCCGTCTGGTGCTGGCCACGACACTTCGAGAAGATGGTTACCCAACGGATGGCCCTGAGTACAATCCGCTAGACACCGGGCCAAGTCGAGCAGATCCGTTTGATTACGTGATGTACGGGAAGATCTATCGAATTGAAGGCGATGATGGGCTGCTGGAGACCTCGGGAAGACTGTGAGTacctgatggtgatggtgaagaggcGAGGAAACTGTTCGTAACTCATAATAGTGCCTCTTCTCTCAGTCTCAGCCTTTAGTGTATGATTGCTATTTGTTTAATGTAATGAAGTGAAGAATTagttaaggagaggaagaataggtgAGAGTAACTAAGAGAGAATAATAGGGTATACAAGGAAGCAGATAGTTATATGGGGAAGAGCAAGTTTAGGAGAAAGTAACTAAGAAATACAACGAGAGTGCAAAGAAAAGGTGTAAACATGTAAAGGAAATGTGATTTGTAGgaattgttattgctattattattattatcattatttttattattgttattattattattattattattattattattattattatgctctTACCTTCTTTTTATCGAATTGATTATTGGATTTTATGTCAATggattcttattattattttgtctgtATTATTGATAAGGAAATATATGTATAGGTATTGTATGTATAGAACGTTTTCATGTGTAAATTGAGGATGTgttagaaaggaaggaggaaaaggtgtctGTAATTATATATTTTGCTCGTTGTAAAGCtgcaagaacgagagagagagagagagagagagagttgcagtagttgccatgcctctctctctctctctctctctctctctctctctctctctctctctctctctctctctctctctctctcgctctgttcTAGATACATGCATGACCTGGtcaatagaacacacacacacacacacacacacacacacacacacacacagagtaggtacggaatgtaaatcgaggagttgtgaccttgttgtccctgtgtgttgtgtgcctggtctcaggcctatccgaagatcggaaataatgagctctgagctcgttccgtagggtaacgtctggcagtctcgtcagagactgccatacatactgtatgtatgtatgcatgcatgtatatgtatgtatgtatgggtgtAGCTTTTTGTAGTCCTGCCCATGTAGTTACCTGTGTAGTTGTGAGGCTACAGATAGACACAGCTATGTAGAGGCTCAGGCACAGGTGATATTAATTACTGCTGTTAATTGGCTTCCTGTAGGATCTCTTGtattgtgctgtgctgtgctgtgctgtgctgttctgttctgttctgtgttgtgttgtgttgtgttgtgttgtgttgtgttgtgttgtgttgtgt
The window above is part of the Portunus trituberculatus isolate SZX2019 chromosome 31, ASM1759143v1, whole genome shotgun sequence genome. Proteins encoded here:
- the LOC123511340 gene encoding DNA-directed RNA polymerases I, II, and III subunit RPABC3-like isoform X3 encodes the protein MTVSRLHCESESFKMDLILDINSMIYPMDFGDKFRLVLATTLREDGYPTDGPEYNPLDTGPSRADPFDYVMYGKIYRIEGDDGLLETSGRLSAYVSYGGLLMRLQGDANNLHGFEVDKHIYLLMKKLAY
- the LOC123511340 gene encoding DNA-directed RNA polymerases I, II, and III subunit RPABC3-like isoform X2 encodes the protein MKKEKTRKVSRLHCESESFKMDLILDINSMIYPMDFGDKFRLVLATTLREDGYPTDGPEYNPLDTGPSRADPFDYVMYGKIYRIEGDDGLLETSGRLSAYVSYGGLLMRLQGDANNLHGFEVDKHIYLLMKKLAY
- the LOC123511340 gene encoding DNA-directed RNA polymerases I, II, and III subunit RPABC3-like isoform X1, whose translation is MTGILFEDIFDVKDIDPDGKKFDRVSRLHCESESFKMDLILDINSMIYPMDFGDKFRLVLATTLREDGYPTDGPEYNPLDTGPSRADPFDYVMYGKIYRIEGDDGLLETSGRLSAYVSYGGLLMRLQGDANNLHGFEVDKHIYLLMKKLAY
- the LOC123511340 gene encoding DNA-directed RNA polymerases I, II, and III subunit RPABC3-like isoform X4 encodes the protein MSRLHCESESFKMDLILDINSMIYPMDFGDKFRLVLATTLREDGYPTDGPEYNPLDTGPSRADPFDYVMYGKIYRIEGDDGLLETSGRLSAYVSYGGLLMRLQGDANNLHGFEVDKHIYLLMKKLAY